One window of Carassius auratus strain Wakin chromosome 17, ASM336829v1, whole genome shotgun sequence genomic DNA carries:
- the LOC113117599 gene encoding zona pellucida sperm-binding protein 4-like produces MAGSWCLVRILLVCAFCHAVPQWSKSLQMVQQTNQQFQPQKPVQQLTNQQFPLQKPVQQLTNQQFQPQKPVQQLTNQQFPLQKPVQQLTNQQFPLQKPVQQLTNQQFPLQKPVQPLTNQQFPLQKPVQQLTKPQITKPVKQQFPKPVVQTEPFDKCVVADFEQIQCGPPGISGAECEAINCCFNGQQCFYGRAVTVQCIRDGQFVVVVSRDVVLPRLSLDSVHLLGGNDPPCAPVGSTPSFVIYQFPVTACGTSVMEDSGYVVYENRMTSSYEVEIGPYGSITRDSHFEFLFQCRYSGTSVEALVVEVNSVPPPPPVAAPGPLRVELRLANGQCVTKGCAEGDEAYTSYYSDADYPITKVLREPVYVEVHIMERTDPNIVLMLGHCWTTSTPNPLSLPQWDLLIDGCPYRDDRYLTTLVPVTGSSGLQFPTHYKRFIVKMFTFVDPASLAALQETIFIHCSTEVCHPSSGSCEQSCTRKRRDTRIKAVSGEQTVVSSGEVTMVM; encoded by the exons ATGGCTGGAAGTTGGTGTTTGGTTCGGATTTTGCTGGTTTGTGCTTTCTGTCATGCTGTTCCACAGTGGAGTAAATCGCTTCAGATGGTCCAGCAAACTAACCAGCAGTTCCAGCcccagaagccagttcaacagctaactaaccagcagtttccgctccagaagccagttcaacagctaactaaccagcagttccAGCcccagaagccagttcaacagctaactaaccagcagtttccgctccagaagccagttcaacagctaactaaccagcagtttccgcttcagaagccagttcaacaactaactaaccagcagtttcctcttcagaagccagttcaaccgctaactaaccagcagtttccgcttcagaagccagttcaacagctaactaagccGCAGATTACGAAGCCAGTTAAACAGCAGTTTCCGAAGCCAGTAGTGCAGACAGAGCCCTTTGATAAATGTGTTGTAGCTGACTTtgagcagatccaatgtggtccacctgggatcagtggtgctgagtgtgaggctatcaactgctgctttaaCGGACAGCAGTGTTTCTATGGGAGGGCGG TGACTGTCCAGTGtattagagatggtcagtttgtggtagtggtgtctAGAGATGTTGTtctgcctcgactgagtctggattcggttcatctactgggtggaaatgacccaccttgtgctcctgtggggtccacaccttcctttgttatataccagttccctgtgaccgcatgtggcacgagcgtgatg GAGGACAGCGGTTATGTGGTGTATGAAAACCGAATGACCTCATCGTATGAAGTGGAGATTGGACCGTATGGTTccatcacaagggacagtcattttGA gtttctcttccagtgtagataCTCAGGAacttctgtggaagctctggttgtggaggtcaactccgttcctccacctccaccagtagctgctCCTGGACCTCTCAGGGTGGAGCTCAGACTGGCCAATGGCCAATGTGTCACCAAAGGCTGTGCTGAAG gggatgaggcctacacgtcctactacagtgacgctgattatcccatcacaaaagtcctgcgggagcctgtgtatgttgaggtgcacattatggagaggactgaccccaacattgtcctAATGCTGGGACATTGTTGGACTACTTCAACCCCCAATCCACTCAGTctcccccagtgggaccttctgatcGACGG ATGCCCTTACCGGGATGATCGCTATCTGACTAcactggttccagtgactggatcgtctggtcttcagttcccaacccactacaagcgcttcattgtgaagatgttcacatttgtagatccagCATCACTGGCTGCTCTGCAGGAAACC atcttcatccactgcagtacagaggtgtgccatccatcatctgGCTCTTGTGAGCAAAGCTGCACCAGAAAAC GAAGAGACACTCGTATCAAGGCGGTCTCTGgggagcagactgtggtttctagtggagAAGTTACTATGGTCATGTAA